The following proteins come from a genomic window of Blastococcus sp. HT6-30:
- the murG gene encoding undecaprenyldiphospho-muramoylpentapeptide beta-N-acetylglucosaminyltransferase, translated as MSALRSVVLAGGGTGGHIEPMLSLADALRRRDGDLRITCLGTARGMETRLVPARGYDLRLIPPVPLPRKPTPDLLRVPGRVRRSVAETRALLDELAADVVVGFGGYVALPAYLAARRASVPVVVHEQNALPGLANRIGARLAARVAVTVPGTPLHRGEHVGMPLRRAISSLDRAARRAEARAQFGLHADRPTLLVFGGSQGAASLNRAAVAAADALTAAGVQVLHARGPKNTDVVVPEPPAGSAPYVVVDYLERMDLAYAAADLALCRSGAVTVAELSAVGLPAAFVPLPIGNGEQRRNALPVIEAGGGLLVEDADLDPAWITGTLVPLLTDPAALAGLARHAAAAGVPDADEKLADIVCEVAAQ; from the coding sequence GTGAGCGCCCTGCGGTCGGTCGTCCTCGCCGGTGGGGGCACCGGCGGGCACATCGAGCCGATGCTCTCCCTCGCCGACGCCCTCCGCCGGCGCGACGGCGACCTGCGCATCACCTGCCTGGGCACGGCGCGCGGCATGGAGACGCGGCTGGTGCCCGCCCGCGGCTACGACCTGCGGCTCATCCCGCCGGTCCCGCTGCCGCGCAAGCCCACGCCCGACCTGCTGCGCGTGCCCGGCCGGGTGCGCCGGTCGGTCGCCGAGACCCGCGCCCTGCTGGACGAGCTGGCCGCCGACGTGGTGGTCGGCTTCGGTGGCTACGTGGCGCTGCCGGCCTACCTCGCCGCCCGCCGCGCCTCCGTGCCGGTGGTGGTGCACGAGCAGAACGCCCTGCCGGGGCTGGCCAACCGCATCGGCGCCCGGCTGGCCGCCCGCGTCGCGGTCACCGTGCCCGGCACGCCGCTGCACCGCGGCGAGCACGTCGGCATGCCGCTGCGTCGGGCGATCTCCTCGCTGGACCGGGCCGCCCGGCGGGCCGAGGCGCGGGCGCAGTTCGGCCTGCACGCCGATCGCCCGACGCTGCTGGTGTTCGGCGGGTCGCAGGGTGCGGCGTCGCTCAACCGTGCCGCCGTCGCCGCGGCCGACGCCCTGACCGCCGCGGGGGTGCAGGTGCTGCACGCCCGGGGGCCCAAGAACACCGACGTGGTGGTCCCCGAGCCGCCGGCGGGCAGCGCGCCCTACGTCGTCGTGGACTACCTGGAGCGGATGGACCTCGCCTACGCCGCGGCGGACCTCGCGCTCTGCCGCTCCGGCGCGGTCACCGTCGCCGAGCTCTCCGCCGTGGGCCTGCCCGCAGCCTTCGTCCCGCTGCCGATCGGCAACGGCGAGCAGCGGCGCAACGCCCTGCCGGTGATCGAGGCCGGCGGTGGGCTGCTCGTCGAGGACGCCGACCTCGACCCGGCCTGGATCACCGGCACCCTGGTTCCGCTGCTGACCGACCCGGCGGCGCTGGCCGGCCTCGCCCGGCACGCGGCCGCCGCCGGCGTCCCCGACGCCGACGAGAAGCTGGCCGACATCGTCTGCGAGGTAGCAGCACAGTGA
- the murC gene encoding UDP-N-acetylmuramate--L-alanine ligase produces the protein MSADDVAAWTGPVPSLPELGAVHFIGIGGAGMSGIARILLARGVRVSGTDRRDSPTLLALRALGARVELGHDGAHVGDADTVVVSTAIRADNPELVAARDRGLRVLPRAVALAAVMAGRRSVAVAGTHGKTSTTSMLTVAVQACGVDASFAIGGNLNESGSNAHAGEGDVFVAEADESDRSFLLLSPFAGIVTNVEADHLDNYGDLAAVEQAFDRFLQTVHPEGFVVLCADDPGAARLRTVPGPARVRTYGTAADADLRLVDLVVGREHTSYTALLDGAELGRVAIQLPGEHMARNSAAALLAGLELGLPAGGLIEGLARFGGVHRRFELKGVAGGVRVYDDYAHHPTEVEAQLRAARAVAGEGRLVVAFQPHLYSRTREFAEGFGAALGLADEVVVMDVYGAREDPVPGVTGAMVADAVPLPAEQVLFEPSWSAAGPALAARARPGDLVMTMGAGDVSMVGPEVLDALRATEGPAGKDDAPDAGR, from the coding sequence ATGAGCGCCGACGACGTGGCGGCCTGGACCGGCCCGGTGCCGTCCCTGCCGGAGCTGGGTGCGGTGCACTTCATCGGGATCGGCGGCGCCGGGATGAGCGGCATCGCACGGATCCTCCTCGCCCGGGGCGTCCGCGTCTCGGGCACCGACCGGCGGGACAGCCCGACGCTGCTGGCGCTGCGTGCCCTCGGCGCGCGGGTGGAGCTCGGCCACGACGGCGCGCACGTCGGCGACGCCGACACCGTGGTCGTGTCGACGGCGATCCGGGCGGACAACCCCGAGCTCGTCGCCGCCCGCGACCGCGGCCTGCGGGTGCTGCCCCGCGCGGTGGCCCTGGCCGCCGTCATGGCGGGGCGGCGCAGCGTCGCCGTCGCCGGCACGCACGGCAAGACCTCGACCACCTCGATGCTCACCGTCGCGGTGCAGGCCTGCGGCGTCGACGCGTCGTTCGCGATCGGCGGCAACCTCAACGAGTCCGGCAGCAACGCGCACGCGGGGGAGGGCGACGTCTTCGTCGCCGAGGCGGACGAGAGCGACCGCTCCTTCCTGCTGCTGTCGCCGTTCGCGGGGATCGTCACCAACGTCGAAGCCGACCACCTGGACAACTACGGCGACCTCGCGGCCGTGGAGCAGGCCTTCGACCGGTTCCTGCAGACCGTGCACCCCGAAGGGTTCGTCGTCCTCTGCGCCGACGACCCGGGGGCGGCCCGGCTGCGGACGGTGCCCGGACCGGCCCGCGTGCGCACCTACGGCACCGCCGCGGACGCCGACCTCCGGCTGGTCGACCTGGTCGTCGGCCGGGAGCACACCAGCTACACCGCGCTGCTGGACGGCGCGGAGCTCGGCCGGGTCGCGATCCAGCTGCCGGGTGAGCACATGGCGCGCAACAGCGCCGCGGCGCTGCTCGCCGGTCTGGAGCTCGGGCTGCCCGCCGGCGGCCTGATCGAGGGGCTCGCCCGCTTCGGCGGCGTGCACCGGCGCTTCGAGCTCAAGGGCGTCGCCGGGGGCGTGCGGGTCTACGACGACTACGCCCACCACCCGACCGAGGTCGAGGCCCAGCTCCGGGCCGCCCGCGCGGTGGCGGGGGAGGGCCGGCTCGTCGTCGCCTTCCAGCCGCACCTGTACAGCCGCACCCGGGAGTTCGCCGAGGGCTTCGGCGCCGCGCTCGGCCTGGCCGACGAGGTCGTCGTCATGGACGTCTACGGCGCCCGCGAGGACCCGGTTCCGGGGGTGACCGGCGCGATGGTCGCCGACGCCGTGCCGCTGCCGGCCGAGCAGGTGCTCTTCGAGCCGTCGTGGTCGGCGGCCGGCCCGGCGCTGGCCGCCCGCGCCCGTCCGGGCGACCTGGTCATGACGATGGGTGCCGGTGACGTCTCGATGGTCGGGCCCGAGGTGCTCGACGCCCTGCGCGCCACGGAGGGGCCGGCCGGGAAGGACGACGCGCCGGACGCCGGCCGGTGA
- the ftsW gene encoding putative lipid II flippase FtsW: protein MTSCHLVLGAAGLLLLIGLVMVFSASSIEAALADEPAWAPGVKQLVLACIGLGAMVVAMRLPVGLVRRWAPIGLIVVVVLLVLVLIPGIGQERNGARQWISLGVTDFQPSELGKLVFALWGAHVIALRERYLTTTSLLVPVVPVFALLSLLLILEPDFGGVVSLGLVLVGLLWAGGMPLRWFGAFAGVAAVAIVVMVQAAPYRMERITAFLDPFADPTDTGFQAIRGMYALATGGLWGVGLGNSAMKWNILPEAESDYIFAILGEELGFLGCLVVVTLYGVLAYAGFRIARRSADRFVQLACVAITVWLTGQATMNMGYVVGLLPVTGVTLPLISAGGTSLILTLFIVGLLARFARSEPAAVEHLRTAERSRLARLLMPAPSTAVDQVRPRRFPADAVPERPVVGTPRTVSHARGGASRRSPVRTEAPSGAGGAIRPRGASARTPPGAPAPRQRPVAPRGRPGGDR, encoded by the coding sequence ATGACCAGCTGCCACCTGGTGCTCGGGGCCGCCGGGCTGCTGCTGCTGATCGGCCTGGTCATGGTCTTCTCCGCCTCCTCGATCGAGGCGGCGCTGGCCGACGAGCCGGCGTGGGCGCCCGGCGTGAAGCAGCTGGTGCTGGCCTGCATCGGGCTCGGCGCGATGGTCGTCGCCATGCGGCTGCCGGTGGGGCTGGTGCGCCGGTGGGCGCCGATCGGGCTGATCGTCGTCGTCGTCCTGCTGGTCCTCGTGCTGATCCCCGGCATCGGCCAGGAGCGCAACGGCGCCCGGCAGTGGATCTCCCTGGGCGTCACCGACTTCCAGCCCTCCGAGCTGGGCAAGCTGGTCTTCGCGCTGTGGGGCGCGCACGTCATCGCCCTGCGCGAGCGGTACCTCACGACGACGTCGCTGCTCGTGCCGGTGGTCCCGGTCTTCGCCCTCCTCTCGCTGCTGCTCATCCTCGAGCCCGACTTCGGTGGCGTGGTCAGCCTCGGCCTGGTACTCGTCGGCCTGCTCTGGGCCGGCGGGATGCCGCTGCGCTGGTTCGGCGCCTTCGCCGGGGTGGCCGCCGTCGCGATCGTGGTCATGGTGCAGGCGGCGCCGTACCGGATGGAGCGGATCACCGCGTTCCTCGATCCGTTCGCGGACCCGACCGACACCGGCTTCCAGGCGATCCGGGGCATGTACGCGCTGGCCACCGGGGGGCTGTGGGGCGTGGGCCTGGGCAACAGCGCGATGAAGTGGAACATCCTCCCGGAGGCCGAGTCCGACTACATCTTCGCGATCCTCGGCGAGGAGCTGGGCTTCCTCGGCTGCCTGGTCGTCGTCACGCTGTACGGGGTCCTCGCCTACGCCGGCTTCCGCATCGCCCGGCGCTCGGCCGACCGCTTCGTCCAGCTGGCCTGCGTCGCCATCACCGTGTGGCTCACCGGCCAGGCGACCATGAACATGGGCTACGTGGTCGGACTGCTGCCGGTGACCGGGGTGACGCTCCCGCTGATCTCGGCGGGCGGCACCTCGCTGATCCTGACCCTGTTCATCGTCGGCCTGCTCGCCCGGTTCGCCCGCTCGGAGCCGGCCGCCGTCGAGCACCTGCGCACGGCCGAGCGGAGCCGGCTGGCGCGGCTGCTCATGCCGGCCCCCAGCACGGCCGTCGACCAGGTGCGTCCCCGCCGATTCCCCGCGGACGCCGTTCCGGAGCGGCCGGTGGTGGGCACCCCACGCACCGTCTCGCACGCGCGGGGCGGCGCATCCCGCCGCTCCCCGGTACGCACGGAGGCCCCGTCGGGGGCCGGGGGCGCGATCCGGCCCCGGGGCGCGTCGGCGCGCACCCCGCCGGGGGCCCCGGCGCCGCGGCAGCGCCCCGTCGCCCCGCGCGGTCGCCCCGGCGGTGACCGGTGA
- a CDS encoding FtsQ-type POTRA domain-containing protein — translation MNRTGSTTRDRTRSGRRTADRRSARVTPLPDRRAPRRRSRQRRSIQLAVGATLVAVVGWLLWMSPLLAVRTVQVDGTTTLPADRVREAAQVPDGVPLLRVDLDVVEDRVARLPQVREVQAARGWPDRIVVTVAERVPVAVVGQPGRRSLVDADGILFDTVTGNPPPAVVPLVVDDAQAGDPETLAGIAAIRALPTDLRRELAEVTVPGVEDIGLTLSDGTVVVWGDAAESATKAQVLGALLDRIAAGELEPAAEIDVSTPDAVVLR, via the coding sequence GTGAACCGGACCGGCAGCACCACCCGCGACCGCACGCGGAGCGGACGCCGGACCGCCGATCGCCGCAGCGCCCGCGTCACCCCGCTGCCCGACCGGCGCGCGCCCCGGCGCCGCTCCCGGCAGCGGCGGTCGATCCAGCTGGCCGTGGGCGCGACCCTCGTGGCCGTGGTCGGCTGGCTGCTCTGGATGTCCCCGCTGCTGGCGGTCCGGACGGTCCAGGTGGACGGGACGACGACGCTCCCGGCCGACCGGGTGCGGGAGGCCGCGCAGGTGCCCGACGGCGTGCCGCTCCTGCGCGTCGACCTCGATGTGGTCGAGGATCGCGTCGCCCGGCTTCCGCAGGTCCGCGAGGTGCAGGCCGCGCGCGGCTGGCCCGACCGCATCGTGGTCACCGTTGCCGAGCGGGTGCCGGTGGCGGTGGTCGGTCAGCCGGGCCGGCGGTCGCTGGTGGACGCCGACGGCATCCTGTTCGACACCGTGACCGGGAACCCGCCTCCCGCTGTGGTGCCGCTCGTCGTGGACGACGCGCAGGCGGGCGACCCGGAGACGCTGGCCGGGATCGCGGCGATCCGCGCCCTCCCCACCGACCTCCGACGCGAGCTGGCCGAGGTCACCGTCCCCGGCGTCGAGGACATCGGCCTCACCTTGAGCGACGGCACCGTCGTGGTGTGGGGCGACGCCGCGGAGTCCGCCACCAAGGCGCAGGTCCTGGGCGCGCTGCTCGACCGGATCGCCGCCGGTGAGCTCGAGCCGGCCGCCGAGATCGACGTCAGCACCCCCGACGCGGTCGTCCTGCGCTAG
- the mraY gene encoding phospho-N-acetylmuramoyl-pentapeptide-transferase: MRSVLIAAAVGLIVSILMTPLAIRAFRRQGLGQEIRDDGPESHLSKKGTPTMGGTVIVGATVLGYLVAHLAFVGESGWGFSATGLLLLFLMVGMGTVGFLDDYLKIRHRRSLGLNKTAKLVGQLVVGVTFAVLAINFPNGDDVTPASTVVSYVRDIAPLALGPIAFVILAYLFIAGFSNAVNLTDGLDGLAAGSSAMVFASYIFISFWQFTHDCANELIEGCYTVRDPLDVTLVAAAGMGACLGFLWWNTSPARIFMGDTGSLALGGLLSGLAIVTRTELLLVILGGLFVAVTLSVIIQVAFFRATRRRVFRMAPLHHHFELAGWTENTVIVRFWLVTGMAVAFGLGLFYADWLSFVGL, translated from the coding sequence ATGAGGAGCGTCCTCATCGCGGCGGCCGTCGGCCTGATCGTCTCGATCCTGATGACGCCGCTGGCCATCCGGGCCTTCCGGCGGCAGGGGCTCGGGCAGGAGATCCGCGACGACGGTCCCGAGAGCCACCTGTCGAAGAAGGGCACGCCCACGATGGGCGGGACCGTCATCGTGGGCGCCACCGTGCTCGGCTACCTCGTCGCCCACCTGGCGTTCGTCGGGGAGTCCGGCTGGGGGTTCAGCGCCACCGGCCTGCTGCTGCTGTTCCTCATGGTCGGCATGGGCACCGTCGGCTTCCTCGACGACTACCTGAAGATCCGCCACCGGCGCAGCCTCGGGCTGAACAAGACGGCGAAGCTCGTGGGTCAGCTCGTCGTCGGCGTCACCTTCGCGGTCCTGGCGATCAACTTCCCGAACGGCGACGACGTCACCCCGGCGTCCACCGTCGTGTCCTACGTCCGGGACATCGCGCCGCTGGCCCTCGGGCCGATCGCGTTCGTGATCCTGGCCTACCTGTTCATCGCCGGCTTCTCCAACGCCGTCAACCTCACCGACGGCCTGGACGGCCTCGCCGCCGGCTCCTCGGCGATGGTGTTCGCGTCCTACATCTTCATCTCCTTCTGGCAGTTCACCCACGACTGCGCCAACGAGCTCATCGAGGGTTGCTACACGGTGCGCGACCCGCTGGACGTCACGCTGGTGGCCGCCGCCGGCATGGGCGCCTGCCTGGGCTTCCTGTGGTGGAACACCAGCCCGGCGCGCATCTTCATGGGCGACACCGGCTCCCTGGCCCTCGGTGGGCTGCTCTCCGGCCTGGCGATCGTCACCCGCACCGAGCTGCTGCTCGTCATCCTCGGCGGCCTGTTCGTCGCGGTCACGCTGTCGGTGATCATCCAGGTGGCCTTCTTCCGGGCCACCCGGCGGCGGGTCTTCCGCATGGCACCCCTGCACCACCACTTCGAGCTCGCCGGCTGGACCGAGAACACCGTGATCGTGCGGTTCTGGTTGGTCACCGGCATGGCGGTCGCGTTCGGTCTCGGCCTGTTCTACGCCGACTGGCTGAGCTTCGTGGGCCTGTGA
- the murD gene encoding UDP-N-acetylmuramoyl-L-alanine--D-glutamate ligase, translating to MSVEGFPVAGRTVLVAGLGVSGVAAARVLLDAGARVLLTDAARRPAVDELTGRGAGWLGAREVLPEDVDLVVTSPGWRPDAPLLVDAAARGVEVVGEPELAWRLRVAGPHGTRAPWLAVTGTNGKTTTVTMLEAILTAAGHRAVAAGNVGRPLVEVVTARGADGLPAHDAIAVELSSFQLHWSSSLAPAAAVVLNVADDHTDWHGSFAAYRDAKARILERAPVAVADAGDPVAAALVAGHPRPVTVTLAEPAPGQLGVRAGALVDRAFAADPAGEPIMERADLPVPGSHNTVNALAAAALARAAGVPLEAVARGLAGFRGGAHRNVLVATVDGVHYVDDSKATNPHAAAASLAAYPRVVWVAGGLLKGADVDPLVAAVAPRLAGVVLLGRDRELIAASLARHAPSVPVVAVPSGDDDGMDGTGATGEATMAAVVAAAARLAAPGDTVLLAPAAASMDVFRDYGHRGRAFADAVAALAR from the coding sequence GTGAGCGTCGAGGGCTTCCCGGTCGCCGGCCGCACGGTCCTGGTGGCCGGCCTCGGGGTCTCGGGGGTGGCGGCCGCCCGGGTGCTGCTGGACGCCGGGGCGCGTGTGCTGCTCACCGACGCCGCCCGCCGCCCGGCCGTCGACGAGCTGACCGGACGGGGCGCCGGGTGGCTGGGCGCGAGGGAGGTCCTGCCCGAGGACGTCGACCTGGTCGTCACCTCACCGGGCTGGCGGCCCGACGCGCCGCTGCTCGTCGATGCCGCCGCCCGCGGCGTCGAGGTGGTCGGCGAGCCGGAGCTGGCCTGGCGGCTGCGCGTCGCCGGCCCCCACGGCACGCGCGCCCCGTGGCTGGCGGTCACCGGCACCAACGGCAAGACGACGACGGTCACCATGCTCGAGGCGATCCTCACCGCCGCCGGGCACCGGGCCGTGGCCGCCGGGAACGTGGGCCGGCCCTTGGTCGAGGTGGTCACCGCCCGGGGTGCCGACGGGCTCCCGGCGCACGACGCGATCGCGGTGGAGCTCTCCAGCTTCCAGCTGCACTGGTCCTCGTCGCTGGCCCCGGCCGCGGCCGTGGTCCTCAACGTGGCCGACGACCACACCGACTGGCACGGCTCCTTCGCCGCCTACCGTGACGCCAAGGCGCGCATCCTCGAGCGCGCACCGGTCGCCGTCGCCGATGCGGGGGACCCCGTCGCCGCCGCTCTCGTCGCCGGCCACCCACGACCGGTCACCGTCACCCTCGCCGAGCCCGCCCCCGGGCAGCTGGGCGTGCGGGCCGGGGCGCTGGTCGACCGCGCCTTCGCCGCCGACCCGGCGGGGGAGCCGATCATGGAGCGCGCCGACCTTCCCGTCCCCGGGTCGCACAACACCGTCAACGCCCTCGCCGCCGCGGCCCTCGCCCGCGCGGCCGGGGTGCCGCTGGAGGCCGTCGCGCGCGGGCTGGCCGGGTTCCGCGGCGGCGCCCACCGCAACGTCCTCGTCGCCACGGTCGACGGCGTGCACTACGTCGACGACAGCAAGGCGACCAACCCGCACGCCGCCGCGGCCTCGCTCGCCGCCTACCCGCGGGTCGTCTGGGTCGCCGGGGGCCTGCTCAAGGGCGCCGACGTCGATCCGCTCGTCGCCGCCGTCGCCCCCCGGCTGGCCGGGGTGGTGCTGCTCGGCCGGGACCGGGAGCTGATCGCCGCCTCGCTGGCGCGACACGCCCCGTCGGTCCCCGTGGTGGCGGTGCCCAGCGGCGACGATGACGGGATGGACGGGACCGGTGCGACGGGGGAGGCGACGATGGCCGCGGTCGTGGCCGCCGCCGCCCGGCTGGCCGCCCCGGGCGACACGGTGCTGCTGGCGCCCGCGGCGGCCTCGATGGACGTCTTCCGCGACTACGGGCACCGGGGCCGTGCCTTCGCCGACGCCGTCGCGGCGCTGGCCCGATGA
- the murF gene encoding UDP-N-acetylmuramoyl-tripeptide--D-alanyl-D-alanine ligase, producing the protein MIELSLAEVAELTGGRLEGAADATVTGTVTLDSRAVAAGDLFVAVAGERADGHDFLGAAAAAGAVAALAARPDGALPCVVVDDPVAALGRLAAGVHERLAAAGVRTLGITGSSGKTSTKDLLGQVLAGAGPTVSPPGSYNNDIGLPLTVLSADRETRFLVLEMGARGPGHIARLCRVAGPQVGVVLNVGSAHLGEFGSAEVIAQAKGELVEALPADGTAVLNADDPRVLGMAPRTQARVLTTGRSADAAVRALDVALDDSARARFTLVAAGERHPVALRVVGEHQVANALSAAGAALAVGMAPADVATALSAAGPRSRWRMEVDRRADGVTVVNDAYNANPESMRAALAAMAGLPGKRRIAVLGGMAELGPDAAAEHERLGRDAAAAGVDLVVAVGADAVGIAEGAAAGGRRAREESVHVPDRGAALAWLTEVLRPGDVVLVKASRSYGLELLAADLLGGAGR; encoded by the coding sequence GTGATCGAGCTGTCCCTGGCGGAGGTGGCGGAGCTGACCGGCGGACGCCTGGAGGGCGCCGCGGACGCGACCGTCACCGGGACGGTCACCCTCGACTCGCGCGCGGTCGCCGCCGGCGACCTGTTCGTCGCGGTGGCGGGGGAGCGGGCCGACGGCCACGACTTCCTGGGCGCGGCGGCCGCCGCCGGTGCCGTGGCCGCGTTGGCCGCCCGGCCGGACGGGGCGCTGCCGTGCGTCGTGGTCGACGACCCGGTGGCCGCGCTGGGCCGGCTGGCGGCCGGCGTCCACGAGCGCCTCGCCGCCGCCGGCGTGCGCACGCTGGGCATCACCGGCTCGTCGGGCAAGACCTCGACCAAGGACCTGCTGGGCCAGGTGCTCGCCGGCGCCGGCCCCACGGTCAGCCCGCCGGGGTCGTACAACAACGACATCGGCCTGCCCCTCACGGTGCTCTCGGCCGACCGCGAGACCCGCTTCCTCGTGCTCGAGATGGGGGCGCGGGGCCCCGGGCACATCGCCCGCCTGTGCCGGGTGGCCGGGCCGCAGGTCGGCGTCGTGCTCAACGTCGGCTCGGCCCACCTCGGGGAGTTCGGCAGCGCCGAGGTCATCGCCCAGGCGAAGGGGGAGCTCGTCGAGGCGCTGCCCGCCGACGGCACCGCGGTGCTCAACGCCGACGACCCCCGCGTCCTCGGCATGGCCCCCCGCACGCAGGCCCGCGTGCTGACCACCGGCCGGTCCGCCGACGCCGCCGTCCGCGCGCTCGACGTCGCGCTGGACGACTCGGCCCGCGCCCGGTTCACGCTGGTGGCCGCCGGGGAGCGCCACCCGGTCGCGCTGCGCGTGGTGGGGGAGCACCAGGTCGCCAACGCGCTGTCGGCGGCCGGTGCGGCGCTGGCTGTCGGCATGGCTCCCGCCGACGTCGCCACCGCGCTGTCGGCGGCGGGGCCCCGCAGCCGCTGGCGCATGGAGGTCGATCGGCGCGCCGACGGCGTCACCGTCGTCAACGACGCCTACAACGCGAACCCGGAGTCGATGCGCGCCGCCCTGGCGGCGATGGCCGGGCTGCCGGGGAAGCGGCGGATCGCCGTCCTGGGCGGCATGGCCGAGCTCGGCCCGGACGCCGCCGCCGAGCACGAGCGGCTGGGCCGCGACGCGGCTGCGGCGGGGGTCGACCTGGTCGTCGCGGTGGGCGCCGATGCGGTAGGCATAGCGGAGGGCGCGGCCGCCGGAGGGCGGCGCGCGAGAGAGGAGTCGGTGCACGTGCCGGACCGGGGCGCTGCCCTAGCGTGGCTGACGGAGGTGCTGCGCCCGGGGGACGTCGTCCTCGTGAAGGCCAGCCGCTCCTACGGGCTGGAGCTCCTCGCCGCCGACCTGCTGGGCGGTGCGGGGCGATGA